In Curtobacterium sp. L6-1, a genomic segment contains:
- a CDS encoding flagellar motor switch protein FliM — MTETLTAPEVYDFARPSTLAREHARVLELAFETFARQWGTQLTAKVRVLSQVTCEQVAMMTYDEYAASLPALTGMVLLPIEDVPAKGVLQVPLDAALTWVSHSLGASKPLPTPERTFTPIEQALVRRLVEDALDDLRYSLGGLLDRTVATGAFQFNSQFAQAAQKSDLMIVASFEIRVGDRVADSTLALPAEAVLPQLVDRPADVSTADAKALLDAQLASVPVGVSLRFAPATVLPAQVLGLAVGDVLPLPHPQHRPLTISVDGEPVGTAAVGANGSRLAGVVVTTTASEPSA; from the coding sequence GTGACCGAGACCCTGACCGCGCCCGAGGTGTACGACTTCGCGCGCCCGTCGACGCTCGCACGCGAGCACGCCCGGGTCCTCGAACTCGCCTTCGAGACGTTCGCGCGCCAGTGGGGCACGCAGCTGACCGCCAAGGTCCGCGTGCTCAGCCAGGTCACGTGCGAGCAGGTCGCGATGATGACGTACGACGAGTACGCCGCCTCGCTGCCCGCCCTGACCGGCATGGTGCTCCTGCCGATCGAGGACGTCCCGGCGAAGGGCGTCCTGCAGGTGCCGCTCGACGCCGCCCTGACCTGGGTCTCGCACTCCCTCGGTGCCTCGAAGCCGCTGCCGACGCCCGAGCGCACCTTCACCCCGATCGAGCAGGCCCTCGTGCGCCGCCTGGTCGAGGACGCGCTCGACGACCTCCGCTACTCCCTCGGCGGGCTCCTCGACCGGACCGTCGCCACGGGAGCGTTCCAGTTCAACAGCCAGTTCGCCCAGGCCGCGCAGAAGTCCGACCTGATGATCGTCGCCTCGTTCGAGATCCGGGTGGGGGACCGCGTCGCCGACAGCACGCTCGCGCTCCCCGCCGAGGCCGTCCTGCCGCAGCTCGTCGACCGCCCCGCCGACGTCTCGACCGCCGACGCGAAGGCGCTCCTCGACGCGCAGCTCGCGTCCGTGCCGGTCGGCGTCTCCCTGCGCTTCGCCCCGGCGACCGTGCTGCCCGCGCAGGTCCTCGGCCTCGCCGTCGGCGACGTCCTGCCGCTGCCGCACCCCCAGCACCGCCCGCTCACCATCTCCGTCGACGGTGAACCCGTCGGCACCGCCGCCGTCGGCGCGAACGGCTCGCGGCTCGCGGGCGTCGTCGTCACCACCACCGCATCGGAGCCGTCCGCATGA
- a CDS encoding EscU/YscU/HrcU family type III secretion system export apparatus switch protein, whose amino-acid sequence MSDSGERSEQASQKRMREVHRKGQLGRSQDLSAWIGIAVAALMIPSTIGHASAAGQQQLHAVTLVIADPSIGTMRHVLDDALASVGTTVGPMLGVVAVAVLAVSVAQGGVHIKKLTPEPEHFDPIAGVKRVFGTQALWNGVKALLKTAVVGLVLWFAVQGLVPVLMSSGSLPLTSVLEAAGEGAGTLLRAAVAAGLVLAALDVFVVIRRNRKRTMMTKREVKDENKQAEGDPLVKSQRRSRQLAASRNRMIAAIGTADVVMTNPTHYAVAVRYEAGKSAPRVVAKGAGPVADAIRQKATEERVPMVQDVPLTRALHAACELGQEIPVDLYTPVARVLSFVMTLAAHGATSGTHTPPRPTTPEEVATVLDPTTLSGDVRPRKLRTPRTVTDHTPGEALPA is encoded by the coding sequence GTGTCGGACAGCGGAGAACGCTCCGAACAGGCGTCCCAGAAGCGGATGCGCGAGGTCCACCGCAAGGGCCAGCTCGGTCGCTCGCAGGACCTCAGCGCGTGGATCGGCATCGCGGTCGCGGCGCTGATGATCCCGTCGACGATCGGGCACGCCTCGGCGGCCGGGCAGCAGCAGCTGCACGCGGTCACCCTCGTGATCGCGGACCCGAGCATCGGCACCATGCGACACGTGCTCGACGACGCCCTCGCCTCGGTCGGCACCACGGTCGGTCCGATGCTCGGCGTCGTCGCGGTCGCGGTCCTCGCCGTGTCGGTGGCGCAGGGCGGTGTGCACATCAAGAAGCTGACGCCCGAGCCGGAGCACTTCGACCCGATCGCCGGCGTCAAGCGGGTGTTCGGCACGCAGGCGCTCTGGAATGGTGTGAAGGCGCTGCTCAAGACCGCGGTCGTGGGCCTCGTGCTCTGGTTCGCGGTCCAGGGACTCGTCCCCGTCCTCATGTCGAGCGGGTCGCTCCCGCTGACGAGCGTCCTCGAGGCGGCGGGCGAGGGCGCGGGCACGCTCCTCCGGGCCGCGGTCGCCGCGGGTCTCGTGCTCGCCGCCCTCGACGTGTTCGTCGTGATCCGGCGGAACCGGAAGCGCACCATGATGACCAAGCGCGAGGTCAAGGACGAGAACAAGCAGGCCGAGGGCGACCCGCTCGTGAAGTCGCAGCGCCGCTCCCGCCAGCTCGCCGCCAGCCGCAACCGCATGATCGCCGCGATCGGGACCGCCGACGTCGTGATGACGAACCCGACGCACTACGCCGTCGCCGTCCGCTACGAAGCCGGCAAGAGCGCGCCCCGGGTCGTCGCGAAGGGCGCCGGCCCCGTCGCCGACGCGATCCGGCAGAAGGCGACCGAGGAACGCGTCCCGATGGTGCAGGACGTCCCGCTCACCCGCGCCCTGCACGCCGCGTGCGAGCTCGGCCAGGAGATCCCGGTCGACCTCTACACGCCGGTCGCCCGCGTCCTGTCCTTCGTCATGACGCTCGCCGCCCACGGCGCCACGTCCGGCACCCACACGCCGCCCCGTCCCACCACCCCGGAGGAGGTCGCCACCGTGCTCGACCCGACCACGCTCAGCGGCGACGTCCGCCCCCGGAAGCTCCGGACCCCGCGCACCGTCACCGACCACACTCCCGGAGAGGCCCTCCCCGCATGA
- a CDS encoding FliO/MopB family protein yields the protein MDTLVIALRVALSLGVVLALMWVLHRRMQKGQFGAGRARGRRAASVEVVARQGIGGKASVVVVDVDGERLVLGVAEQGVTLLTSREAPAPDLAIVTAPVALPTADAFRAELDRQDQAAPGLPTVAATPQDTGSAAAPLSLRPRGRRAQRDETKRTVVPTAQQLQGSVLSADTWRQAASALRSRRTG from the coding sequence GTGGACACGCTCGTCATCGCGCTCCGCGTCGCGCTCTCCCTCGGCGTGGTGCTCGCCCTCATGTGGGTGCTGCACCGTCGCATGCAGAAGGGGCAGTTCGGCGCGGGTCGTGCGCGCGGGCGCCGTGCCGCGTCGGTCGAGGTCGTCGCCCGACAGGGGATCGGGGGCAAGGCGAGCGTCGTCGTGGTCGACGTCGACGGGGAACGACTCGTCCTCGGCGTCGCCGAACAGGGCGTCACCCTGCTCACCAGTCGCGAGGCACCCGCGCCGGACCTCGCGATCGTCACCGCGCCGGTGGCGCTGCCGACGGCGGACGCGTTCCGTGCGGAACTGGACCGACAGGACCAGGCCGCCCCGGGCCTCCCGACCGTCGCCGCGACCCCGCAGGACACCGGCTCCGCCGCGGCGCCGCTGTCCCTGCGGCCGCGCGGCCGTCGTGCGCAGCGCGACGAGACGAAGCGCACCGTCGTGCCGACCGCCCAGCAGCTGCAGGGTTCCGTCCTGTCGGCGGACACCTGGCGGCAGGCCGCCTCGGCGCTCCGCTCGCGGCGGACCGGGTGA
- a CDS encoding OmpA/MotB family protein — translation MSANPRGRGRGRKKGGHDEAEHPDERWMASYMDMITVLMCMFLVLFAMSTVDQEKYIALKNSLATGFGEVKSQKVDTASGTVVTKDQVEDGSGYSTDKAQADHSTAASGTADTNVDPASTVVPKTATKDDLAAAKAELEDLRAIEQAISGNLRKAGQSANVQFRVDARGLTVRLVGSDTYFGTNSADLSDQAERIMDAIAPVLRGAHHDVSIEGHADSRHSTAPYATNWELSAARATGVLRDLVERGGMPADHVQSVGFGSSRPLAKGSTDADLALNRRVDIVVLSNADQDVSALMPALAAAQDGARSG, via the coding sequence GTGAGCGCCAACCCCCGCGGTCGCGGTCGCGGCCGGAAGAAGGGCGGCCACGACGAGGCCGAGCACCCCGACGAGCGCTGGATGGCCTCGTACATGGACATGATCACGGTGCTCATGTGCATGTTCCTCGTGCTGTTCGCCATGTCGACGGTGGACCAGGAGAAGTACATCGCGCTGAAGAACTCGCTCGCCACCGGGTTCGGCGAGGTGAAGTCGCAGAAGGTCGACACCGCCTCGGGCACGGTCGTGACGAAGGACCAGGTCGAGGACGGCTCCGGCTACTCCACCGACAAGGCGCAGGCCGACCACTCCACCGCGGCCTCGGGCACGGCCGACACGAACGTCGACCCCGCGTCCACCGTCGTGCCGAAGACCGCCACGAAGGACGACCTCGCGGCCGCGAAGGCGGAGCTCGAGGACCTGCGGGCGATCGAGCAGGCGATCTCGGGCAACCTCCGCAAGGCCGGGCAGAGCGCGAACGTCCAGTTCCGCGTCGACGCCCGCGGGCTCACCGTGCGGCTCGTCGGCAGCGACACGTACTTCGGCACGAACAGCGCCGACCTGTCCGACCAGGCCGAACGGATCATGGACGCGATCGCCCCGGTCCTCCGCGGCGCGCACCACGACGTCAGCATCGAGGGGCACGCGGACAGCCGGCACTCGACCGCCCCGTACGCCACGAACTGGGAGCTCAGCGCCGCCCGCGCGACCGGGGTCCTCCGCGACCTGGTCGAACGCGGCGGGATGCCGGCCGACCACGTGCAGTCGGTCGGCTTCGGGTCGAGCCGGCCGCTCGCGAAGGGCAGCACCGACGCGGACCTCGCCCTCAACCGACGCGTCGACATCGTGGTCCTGTCGAACGCCGACCAGGACGTCAGCGCCCTCATGCCGGCCCTCGCGGCGGCGCAGGACGGGGCCCGCTCCGGGTAG
- the fliN gene encoding flagellar motor switch protein FliN, whose product MTAVTSALHTTAAEALASALPTPVPLVASVQPGGPTPDLQARAADAVVASFVGGVSADVAVVLVDLAGITAAGGVDSGLVSVADVLRPSLEAAVAPFGAGVLGEGRRESAVALVADPETVVFALTGAGQPAGWVAVRIRENGTVAEPVASAPVLSAGNLGRINSVEMTLTVEIGRTRMSVRDVLGMEPGAVVELDRSAGAPADVLLNGRLIAHGEVVVVDQDYAVRITKILDVAETV is encoded by the coding sequence ATGACCGCCGTCACCTCCGCGCTGCACACGACCGCCGCCGAGGCGCTCGCCAGCGCACTGCCCACTCCCGTGCCGCTCGTCGCGTCGGTGCAGCCGGGAGGCCCGACCCCCGACCTGCAAGCGCGCGCGGCCGACGCCGTGGTCGCCTCGTTCGTCGGTGGCGTGTCCGCGGACGTCGCGGTGGTGCTCGTCGACCTGGCCGGCATCACCGCCGCGGGCGGCGTCGACTCCGGGCTCGTGTCGGTCGCCGACGTGCTCCGGCCGTCGCTCGAGGCCGCCGTCGCGCCCTTCGGCGCGGGCGTGCTCGGCGAGGGCCGTCGCGAGTCCGCCGTCGCCCTGGTCGCCGACCCCGAGACCGTCGTCTTCGCCCTCACCGGTGCCGGCCAGCCCGCCGGGTGGGTGGCCGTCCGCATCCGCGAGAACGGCACGGTCGCCGAGCCGGTCGCCAGCGCACCCGTCCTGTCCGCGGGCAACCTCGGTCGCATCAACAGCGTCGAGATGACCCTGACCGTCGAGATCGGCCGCACCCGGATGTCGGTGAGGGACGTGCTCGGCATGGAGCCCGGCGCCGTCGTCGAGCTCGACCGCTCCGCCGGCGCCCCCGCCGACGTGCTCCTCAACGGCCGCCTCATCGCGCACGGCGAGGTCGTCGTCGTCGACCAGGACTACGCCGTCCGCATCACGAAGATCCTCGACGTCGCCGAGACGGTCTGA
- a CDS encoding flagellar biosynthetic protein FliQ produces MNQQAVIDLTLQALLVAGKLAAPVLVTSLVVGFAISLFQSVTQIQEVTLSFVPKALAVAVALVVCGNWMISEMVAFTHVAFDMIPKLLGSG; encoded by the coding sequence GTGAACCAGCAGGCCGTCATCGACCTCACGCTCCAGGCGCTCCTCGTCGCGGGGAAGCTCGCCGCGCCCGTCCTCGTCACCTCGCTCGTCGTCGGGTTCGCGATCTCGCTGTTCCAGTCCGTGACGCAGATCCAGGAGGTCACGCTCTCGTTCGTCCCGAAGGCCCTCGCGGTCGCCGTCGCCCTGGTGGTCTGCGGCAACTGGATGATCTCCGAGATGGTCGCGTTCACGCACGTGGCGTTCGACATGATCCCGAAGCTGCTCGGGAGCGGGTGA
- a CDS encoding motility protein A, with protein sequence MDIATIIGILLAFGALFGMVQMEHVELGGLFLPAPMLLVFGATIGCGIASTTLKDALAAFKAVPTAFTGKVTPPQAVIDDVVGLAETARANGLLALEQEADKHDDPFMKKALQNIADGTDGDELRILLEDEIESNAAPMRSASAFFMGLGGFAPTVGIIGTVVSLTHVLANLGKPDELGPLIASAFVATLWGLLTANFMWLPIGGKLRKLAQLESDRQTLLMEGLLAVQAGSQPRLLGERLTAMVPPSARGASGKAGKATAGADDQQLAA encoded by the coding sequence GTGGACATCGCGACCATCATCGGGATCCTCCTGGCCTTCGGCGCCCTCTTCGGCATGGTGCAGATGGAGCACGTCGAGCTCGGCGGCCTGTTCCTGCCCGCGCCGATGCTCCTCGTGTTCGGCGCCACCATCGGCTGCGGCATCGCGAGCACGACGCTGAAGGACGCCCTCGCCGCGTTCAAGGCCGTCCCGACCGCGTTCACCGGCAAGGTCACCCCGCCGCAGGCCGTCATCGACGACGTCGTCGGCCTCGCCGAGACCGCCCGCGCCAACGGCCTGCTCGCCCTCGAGCAGGAGGCCGACAAGCACGACGACCCCTTCATGAAGAAGGCGCTGCAGAACATCGCCGACGGCACCGACGGGGACGAGCTGCGGATCCTGCTCGAGGACGAGATCGAGTCGAACGCGGCACCGATGCGGAGCGCCAGCGCGTTCTTCATGGGCCTCGGCGGGTTCGCGCCCACCGTCGGCATCATCGGCACCGTCGTGTCGCTCACCCACGTGCTCGCGAACCTCGGCAAGCCCGACGAGCTCGGACCGCTCATCGCCAGTGCGTTCGTCGCGACGCTCTGGGGTCTGCTCACCGCCAACTTCATGTGGCTGCCGATCGGCGGCAAGCTCCGCAAGCTCGCACAGCTCGAGTCGGACCGGCAGACGCTGCTCATGGAGGGCCTCCTCGCCGTGCAGGCCGGCAGCCAGCCGCGGCTGCTCGGCGAGCGCCTCACCGCGATGGTGCCGCCGAGCGCCCGCGGCGCCTCGGGCAAGGCCGGCAAGGCGACGGCCGGAGCCGACGACCAGCAGCTGGCGGCCTGA
- a CDS encoding flagellar biosynthesis protein FlhA, translated as MKRADLPKFAVPVLIVGIILLLILPVPPFLLDVLIICNILLALVILLTTLFVKKPLDFSVFPSLLLVATLFRLGLNVASTRLVLAQGFAGDVIQAFGHVAVAGSVIIGAVIFLILVVIQFVVVTKGAERVAEVGARFTLDAMPGKQMAIDADLNAGLITDVQAKERRAAVSAEADFYGAMDGASKFVKGDAIAGILILVINLVGGIAIGMLQNGMTITDALSHYGILTIGDGLVSQIPALLMAVSTGMIVTRSGAESDIGTSASDQLSQSRVALMIAGAAAIAMGFIPGMPILPFLLIGTTLLVTGWRIGQNAKRAAATAAEQQALEAAAPPSDTPEDLLEQMRVHALEILLAPDLVDMVSGSSDDLLGRVRALRRKIAIDMGIVVPPVRTRDSIDLPPSTYAIRIAGVEAGRGTAPARSVLALGEQLDGLPGDPTVEPVFGLAGKWVPAELRHAAEMTGATVIDRVSVLVTHLQAVIGDNAARLLTREDVKVLAEGVKQVNPAAVEELVPGMLSMAELQRVLQGLLAERVPINDLGRICEALTLRAKVSTDPEGLVEAARAALGPALAARHLDGTVLRVIMIDPVLEQAMLEGLRPSEQGTQILLDAHRIEQVLGSVRDSVRAVEEQGLSAVLVCAPQLRPAVHRMVSAQANGLPVLSYQEATAAGSTIETVGVVRAADPIAA; from the coding sequence ATGAAGCGCGCCGACCTGCCGAAGTTCGCCGTCCCGGTGCTCATCGTCGGCATCATCCTGCTGTTGATCCTGCCGGTGCCGCCGTTCCTGCTGGACGTCCTCATCATCTGCAACATCCTGCTGGCGCTGGTGATCCTGCTCACGACGCTGTTCGTCAAGAAGCCGCTCGACTTCTCGGTGTTCCCGTCGCTGCTGCTCGTCGCGACGCTGTTCCGCCTCGGCCTCAACGTCGCTTCGACCCGGCTCGTGCTCGCGCAGGGCTTCGCCGGTGACGTCATCCAGGCGTTCGGCCACGTCGCCGTCGCCGGCTCGGTGATCATCGGCGCGGTGATCTTCCTCATCCTCGTGGTGATCCAGTTCGTGGTCGTCACGAAGGGCGCCGAGCGCGTCGCCGAGGTGGGCGCGCGCTTCACCCTCGACGCGATGCCCGGCAAGCAGATGGCGATCGACGCCGACCTCAACGCCGGTCTCATCACGGACGTGCAGGCGAAGGAGCGGCGTGCTGCGGTGTCCGCCGAGGCCGACTTCTACGGCGCGATGGACGGTGCGTCGAAGTTCGTCAAGGGCGACGCGATCGCCGGCATCCTGATCCTCGTCATCAACCTGGTGGGCGGCATCGCGATCGGCATGCTGCAGAACGGGATGACGATCACGGACGCGCTGTCCCACTACGGCATCCTCACCATCGGCGACGGCCTGGTGTCGCAGATCCCCGCGCTCCTGATGGCCGTGTCGACCGGCATGATCGTCACCCGCTCCGGCGCCGAGTCCGACATCGGCACCTCGGCCTCCGACCAGCTGTCGCAGTCCCGTGTCGCCCTGATGATCGCCGGCGCCGCGGCCATCGCGATGGGGTTCATCCCCGGCATGCCGATCCTGCCGTTCCTGCTCATCGGAACGACGCTGCTCGTGACCGGGTGGCGGATCGGCCAGAACGCCAAGCGTGCCGCCGCCACGGCTGCGGAGCAGCAGGCACTGGAGGCCGCCGCACCGCCGAGCGACACCCCGGAGGACCTCCTCGAGCAGATGCGCGTGCACGCGCTCGAGATCCTGCTCGCACCGGACCTGGTCGACATGGTCTCCGGCTCGTCCGACGACCTGCTCGGCCGCGTCCGGGCGCTCCGCCGCAAGATCGCGATCGACATGGGCATCGTCGTGCCGCCGGTCCGCACCCGGGACAGCATCGACCTGCCGCCCTCGACCTACGCCATCCGCATCGCCGGGGTCGAGGCCGGCCGCGGCACCGCCCCCGCCCGGAGCGTCCTGGCCCTCGGTGAGCAGCTCGACGGCCTGCCGGGCGACCCGACCGTCGAGCCGGTGTTCGGTCTCGCCGGCAAGTGGGTGCCCGCCGAGCTCCGGCACGCGGCCGAGATGACCGGCGCGACCGTCATCGACCGTGTCTCCGTGCTCGTCACGCACCTGCAGGCCGTGATCGGCGACAACGCCGCCCGCCTGCTCACCCGCGAGGACGTCAAGGTCCTGGCTGAGGGCGTCAAGCAGGTCAACCCCGCCGCCGTCGAGGAGCTCGTGCCGGGCATGCTCTCGATGGCCGAACTGCAGCGCGTCCTGCAGGGCCTGCTCGCCGAGCGCGTCCCGATCAACGACCTCGGCCGGATCTGCGAGGCGCTCACCCTGCGCGCGAAGGTATCGACCGACCCCGAGGGGCTCGTCGAGGCGGCCCGTGCGGCACTCGGTCCGGCGCTGGCCGCACGCCACCTGGACGGCACGGTGCTCCGGGTCATCATGATCGACCCCGTGCTCGAGCAGGCCATGCTCGAGGGGCTCCGCCCGTCGGAGCAGGGCACCCAGATCCTGCTCGACGCGCACCGCATCGAACAGGTCCTCGGCTCCGTGCGGGACTCGGTCCGTGCCGTCGAGGAGCAGGGGCTGTCCGCCGTGCTCGTCTGCGCCCCGCAGCTCCGACCGGCCGTGCACCGGATGGTGTCGGCGCAGGCGAACGGTCTGCCGGTGCTGTCGTACCAGGAGGCCACGGCCGCGGGCTCCACCATCGAGACCGTGGGAGTGGTCCGTGCCGCCGATCCGATCGCAGCGTAG
- the aztC gene encoding zinc ABC transporter substrate-binding protein AztC: MAAAVGLTGCSAAGADDRPLVAVTTNILGDVVEQVVGDSADVMVLMPPGADPHSFEVSAQEAARLRSADLVVENGLGLEEGVARHVEAAAADGVRVFTAGDAVDVLEWTSEDASGADPHFWTDPTRMTAVVDALGVELHEVPGLDDDALDTALGDYRDELAALDVDMTEAFAALPEDRRALVTNHHVFGYLADRFDFRVVGAVIPSGTTLASPSAADLRDLASAIEEADVPTIFVDASQPARLAEVLADEVDVHVKIRSLATESLTPEGEGAATYLEMMRSNTDAIVDGLSIGN; this comes from the coding sequence GTGGCCGCGGCCGTGGGGCTCACCGGCTGCAGTGCCGCCGGCGCCGACGACCGCCCGCTCGTCGCCGTGACGACGAACATCCTCGGGGACGTGGTCGAGCAGGTGGTGGGGGACAGCGCGGACGTCATGGTCCTCATGCCGCCGGGGGCCGACCCGCACTCGTTCGAGGTCTCCGCGCAGGAGGCGGCGCGACTGCGGTCCGCCGACCTCGTCGTCGAGAACGGCCTCGGGCTCGAGGAGGGCGTCGCCCGGCACGTCGAGGCAGCGGCCGCCGACGGTGTCCGGGTGTTCACCGCCGGTGACGCCGTCGACGTCCTGGAGTGGACGAGCGAGGACGCCAGCGGTGCGGACCCGCACTTCTGGACGGACCCGACCCGGATGACCGCGGTCGTCGACGCCCTCGGTGTGGAGCTGCACGAGGTCCCCGGGCTCGACGACGACGCGCTCGACACCGCACTCGGCGACTACCGGGACGAACTCGCCGCCCTCGACGTGGACATGACCGAGGCGTTCGCCGCGCTGCCCGAGGACCGCCGCGCCCTCGTGACGAACCACCACGTGTTCGGGTACCTGGCCGACCGGTTCGACTTCCGCGTCGTCGGCGCGGTGATCCCGAGCGGGACGACCCTGGCGTCGCCGAGTGCGGCGGACCTCCGTGACCTCGCCTCGGCGATCGAGGAGGCCGACGTGCCGACCATCTTCGTCGACGCCTCCCAGCCCGCCCGGTTGGCCGAGGTGCTCGCGGACGAGGTCGACGTGCACGTGAAGATCCGCTCCCTGGCCACCGAATCGCTCACGCCCGAGGGCGAGGGTGCCGCCACCTACCTCGAGATGATGCGGTCGAACACCGACGCGATCGTCGACGGCCTGTCGATTGGTAATTGA
- a CDS encoding flagellar FlbD family protein: MIVVTRLNGSGFAVNPDLVERIQETPDTTLIMVDGAKYIVRESLAEVIERIAAYRARIVSMAYGTDLPSARDLGATGPQPTLAPVAPLRTQDGGR; this comes from the coding sequence ATGATCGTCGTCACACGACTGAACGGCAGCGGATTCGCTGTCAACCCCGATCTCGTGGAGCGCATCCAGGAGACGCCGGACACGACGCTCATCATGGTCGACGGGGCGAAGTACATCGTCCGCGAGTCCCTGGCCGAGGTCATCGAGCGGATCGCCGCGTACCGCGCCCGCATCGTCAGCATGGCCTACGGCACCGACCTGCCGTCGGCGCGCGACCTCGGTGCGACCGGCCCCCAGCCGACACTCGCCCCCGTCGCACCCCTCCGCACGCAGGACGGGGGTCGCTGA
- a CDS encoding flagellar biosynthetic protein FliR, which translates to MELVLDAARLEGTMLAGVRLVAFLVVAPPFSYKAFPGVVKVILGLGLAIGIAPRVTVGYEQLDTAAFLVALVTQLLVGLVLGFMVFLVFAAVQSAGALVDLFGGFTLAQAYDPQSQVNGAQFTRLFQMASLALLFASGGYQLIIGGLVRSFDGVPLVDGRFPIDGVAPMLVAAFGQMFLAALQIAGPLVVVLFLADVGLGLLTRVAPALNAFQMGFPIKIGLTVLFAGALFMALPSVVSSLTGDAVQAITGRG; encoded by the coding sequence ATGGAGCTCGTCCTCGACGCGGCCCGGCTCGAGGGCACGATGCTCGCCGGCGTCCGACTCGTCGCGTTCCTCGTCGTCGCCCCGCCGTTCTCGTACAAGGCGTTCCCCGGCGTCGTGAAGGTCATCCTCGGCCTGGGGCTCGCGATCGGCATCGCCCCGCGGGTCACGGTCGGCTACGAGCAGCTCGACACGGCCGCGTTCCTCGTCGCCCTCGTCACCCAGCTGCTCGTCGGGCTCGTCCTGGGCTTCATGGTCTTCCTGGTCTTCGCCGCCGTGCAGTCCGCCGGAGCGCTCGTCGACCTGTTCGGCGGGTTCACGCTCGCGCAGGCGTACGACCCGCAGTCGCAGGTGAACGGCGCCCAGTTCACCCGGCTGTTCCAGATGGCCTCGCTCGCGCTGCTGTTCGCCTCGGGCGGGTACCAGCTCATCATCGGCGGGCTCGTCCGCTCGTTCGACGGCGTGCCGCTCGTGGACGGCCGCTTCCCGATCGACGGGGTCGCTCCGATGCTCGTCGCCGCGTTCGGCCAGATGTTCCTCGCCGCGCTGCAGATCGCCGGCCCGCTCGTCGTCGTGCTGTTCCTCGCCGACGTCGGCCTCGGGCTGCTCACCCGCGTCGCACCGGCGTTGAACGCCTTCCAGATGGGCTTCCCGATCAAGATCGGTCTCACCGTCCTGTTCGCCGGCGCGCTGTTCATGGCGCTGCCGAGCGTCGTGTCGTCCCTCACCGGCGACGCCGTCCAGGCCATCACGGGCAGGGGGTGA
- the fliP gene encoding flagellar type III secretion system pore protein FliP (The bacterial flagellar biogenesis protein FliP forms a type III secretion system (T3SS)-type pore required for flagellar assembly.): MSAARTGRILLLLLLGVTVVAGFLMLTTTGAHAAGVVQPTAPAAPTAPTAPATSGTGGFSVDVNGPDGTPSSAVVTLIGITLLSVAPALLLMMTSFTKIFVVLAMTRNALGLQSIPPNQVIAGLALFLSLFVMAPVIGHVNDDALQPYLAGHLDFTQAVEVATKPIRTFMLHQTRDEDVALITRAAGQDNPRSMADVPMTTVIPAFIISELRSAFIIGFVIFIPFLVIDLVVSAALMSMGMMMLPPVMISLPFKILLFVLVDGWGLIITSLIESYHVV; the protein is encoded by the coding sequence GTGAGCGCGGCCCGCACCGGCCGGATCCTGTTGCTCCTCCTGCTGGGGGTGACGGTGGTCGCCGGGTTCCTCATGCTCACGACGACCGGCGCCCACGCGGCCGGCGTCGTCCAGCCGACCGCACCCGCCGCCCCGACCGCCCCGACCGCCCCGGCGACCTCCGGCACCGGTGGCTTCAGCGTCGACGTGAACGGGCCCGACGGCACGCCCTCGTCGGCCGTCGTCACACTCATCGGTATCACGCTGCTCAGTGTCGCGCCGGCCCTGCTGCTCATGATGACGTCGTTCACGAAGATCTTCGTCGTCCTCGCCATGACCCGGAACGCGCTCGGGCTGCAGTCGATCCCGCCGAACCAGGTGATCGCCGGGCTCGCGCTGTTCCTGTCGCTGTTCGTGATGGCACCGGTGATCGGCCACGTCAACGACGACGCCCTGCAGCCGTACCTGGCCGGACACCTCGACTTCACCCAGGCCGTCGAGGTCGCGACGAAGCCGATCCGGACGTTCATGCTGCACCAGACCCGGGACGAGGACGTCGCCCTCATCACGCGGGCCGCCGGTCAGGACAACCCGCGGTCGATGGCCGACGTGCCGATGACCACCGTCATCCCGGCGTTCATCATCTCGGAACTGCGCAGCGCGTTCATCATCGGGTTCGTCATCTTCATCCCGTTCCTCGTCATCGACCTCGTCGTGTCCGCGGCCCTCATGTCGATGGGCATGATGATGCTCCCGCCGGTGATGATCTCGCTGCCGTTCAAGATCCTGCTGTTCGTCCTGGTCGACGGGTGGGGCCTCATCATCACGTCGCTCATCGAGAGCTACCACGTTGTCTAG